In Aciduliprofundum sp. MAR08-339, a single window of DNA contains:
- a CDS encoding 4Fe-4S dicluster domain-containing protein encodes MSEEYLERGYLTLEELKNYVELPSEERLEGKRPVAVPECPQRIPCTPCKEICPVNAIRMDNPNDVPVVNYDKCIGCSLCVQICPGLAFFMIQYRGDRARVTMPHEMLPMPKRGDEVILLNRRGEEVGKGKVVLVIPREKSVGDTSVVTVEMPRELAWEVRAIKVVVE; translated from the coding sequence ATGAGTGAAGAGTATCTTGAAAGGGGTTATTTAACCCTTGAAGAGTTGAAGAATTATGTTGAGTTGCCAAGCGAAGAGAGACTTGAGGGAAAGCGTCCCGTGGCGGTGCCAGAATGTCCTCAGAGAATACCATGCACGCCCTGCAAGGAAATATGCCCGGTGAATGCCATAAGGATGGACAATCCCAACGATGTTCCCGTAGTGAATTACGATAAGTGCATAGGATGTTCTCTCTGTGTTCAGATATGCCCGGGACTCGCATTCTTCATGATCCAGTACAGGGGCGACAGGGCCCGCGTTACCATGCCTCACGAGATGCTCCCCATGCCAAAAAGAGGTGATGAGGTCATACTTCTAAACCGCAGGGGTGAGGAAGTAGGCAAGGGTAAGGTTGTTCTTGTTATTCCGCGGGAGAAGAGTGTTGGGGATACATCTGTTGTAACCGTTGAGATGCCCAGGGAACTTGCCTGGGAGGTTCGGGCCATAAAGGTGGTGGTGGAATGA
- a CDS encoding (2Fe-2S)-binding protein gives MSDKSKIIICRCNDVTQKDIEDLIDQGITDIELIKRITHIGMGPCQGRTCLPLVAAIIARKTGKSYDEIGIPATRIPVRPVAMGVLVGDDDEE, from the coding sequence ATGAGTGATAAAAGCAAGATCATAATTTGCAGATGCAACGATGTTACTCAAAAGGATATAGAGGACCTGATAGACCAGGGCATCACAGACATAGAGCTTATAAAGAGAATAACCCACATAGGGATGGGTCCATGTCAGGGACGCACATGTTTGCCCCTGGTGGCTGCAATAATTGCCAGAAAAACTGGTAAGAGCTATGATGAGATAGGTATACCTGCAACGCGCATACCTGTAAGGCCCGTGGCCATGGGAGTACTGGTGGGTGATGATGATGAAGAGTAA
- a CDS encoding FAD-binding oxidoreductase, with protein sequence MMKSKAEIVIVGGGIIGLYTAFELTKLGVTDIVIFEKNYIGSGSTFRCGTGIRQQFGDEVNIQMMKRSVEKWVSLGEEMEFPKFKMAQTGYLFLLYDEDEVRRFKKNVQLQNSFGVPSKIITPEEAREIVPGLDISEVIAASWNPTDGKANPFLAVYGLARALRKRGVEIHEYTEVKDILVKDSQIEGVKTSRGEVKTNVVINATNAWAKILNEKLGVRIPIEPYKHQGIVSEPFKQGEIKPMVVSFKYGGAYLTQKANGGIIGGIALKYGPMWDLTPTYEFLREVSKNFTRIIPALKHISIIRQWGGYYAETPDHNAVIGRIKGVDGYYLAAGFSGHGFMLAPSVAEGMAELVVKGTTSKPFWFYDPYRFERGELREQAVQMG encoded by the coding sequence ATGATGAAGAGTAAGGCTGAAATTGTCATAGTGGGCGGGGGAATCATTGGTCTATACACGGCCTTCGAACTTACGAAATTGGGTGTAACGGACATTGTCATATTTGAGAAAAATTACATTGGCTCGGGATCAACATTCCGTTGTGGTACGGGAATAAGACAGCAGTTCGGGGATGAGGTGAACATCCAGATGATGAAGAGAAGTGTGGAAAAATGGGTTTCTCTGGGAGAAGAGATGGAGTTCCCAAAATTCAAGATGGCCCAGACTGGGTACCTGTTCCTGCTCTACGATGAGGATGAGGTTAGGAGATTTAAAAAGAATGTCCAACTTCAAAATTCATTTGGAGTACCTTCCAAAATAATCACACCGGAGGAGGCAAGGGAAATCGTGCCTGGTCTTGATATAAGTGAGGTTATAGCCGCTTCATGGAACCCCACTGATGGTAAGGCAAACCCATTCTTGGCAGTTTACGGACTTGCCAGAGCCCTTAGGAAAAGGGGAGTTGAAATTCACGAGTACACTGAGGTTAAGGACATACTCGTTAAGGATTCTCAGATAGAGGGTGTTAAAACGAGCAGGGGAGAAGTCAAGACCAATGTGGTGATAAATGCCACCAATGCATGGGCAAAGATTCTCAATGAGAAATTAGGAGTAAGAATACCCATTGAACCCTACAAGCATCAGGGCATAGTTAGTGAACCTTTCAAACAAGGAGAGATAAAGCCCATGGTGGTATCGTTCAAGTATGGTGGTGCATATCTCACGCAGAAGGCCAACGGTGGAATAATTGGAGGAATAGCCCTAAAGTATGGTCCAATGTGGGACTTGACACCCACCTATGAGTTTTTGAGAGAAGTGTCTAAGAATTTCACCCGCATAATTCCAGCGCTGAAACACATATCAATAATAAGGCAGTGGGGCGGGTACTATGCGGAAACTCCAGATCACAATGCAGTGATTGGCAGGATAAAAGGGGTTGATGGGTACTATCTTGCAGCAGGATTTTCGGGCCATGGATTTATGCTTGCTCCATCGGTGGCTGAGGGTATGGCCGAGCTTGTGGTGAAGGGAACTACGAGCAAACCCTTCTGGTTCTACGATCCCTACAGGTTTGAGCGTGGAGAGCTCAGAGAGCAGGCAGTTCAGATGGGGTAG
- a CDS encoding sulfide/dihydroorotate dehydrogenase-like FAD/NAD-binding protein, whose protein sequence is MFEIVDKKVLAPNIKWIRVKAPLVVENARAGQFIVLRLHERGERIPLTLFKWHKEDGTIELVFQEVGKTTYELGSYEPGDKIMDIVGPLGKPTHIENYGTAVVVSGGVGAPIGYAVTRALKEAGNHVVSIIGFRNRQYVILEDEFKKVSDELLITTDDGSYVRKGFTTDVLKEYLENGGRADYVFTVGPVIMMKLIAKITKEYGIKTDASLNPIMVDGTGMCGACRVTVGGEIKFACVDGPDFDAHQVDFDELLMRLTEYKREEREALDRYVKGVH, encoded by the coding sequence ATGTTTGAGATAGTGGATAAGAAGGTACTGGCTCCAAATATAAAGTGGATTCGCGTGAAGGCTCCACTGGTTGTTGAGAATGCCCGGGCCGGGCAGTTCATAGTGCTCAGATTGCACGAGAGGGGGGAGCGTATTCCCCTTACCCTGTTCAAATGGCATAAGGAGGATGGCACGATTGAACTCGTATTTCAGGAGGTTGGAAAGACCACATATGAACTCGGTTCATACGAGCCCGGAGATAAGATAATGGACATTGTCGGACCCCTTGGAAAACCCACTCACATAGAGAATTACGGTACCGCTGTCGTGGTTAGTGGTGGTGTGGGTGCACCCATTGGCTATGCTGTAACCCGTGCGCTGAAAGAGGCAGGAAACCATGTGGTCAGCATAATAGGATTCAGGAACAGGCAGTACGTCATTCTTGAGGATGAGTTCAAGAAGGTAAGTGATGAACTGCTAATCACCACTGATGATGGTAGTTATGTTCGCAAGGGCTTCACCACGGATGTTCTTAAGGAATATCTTGAAAATGGTGGCAGGGCAGATTACGTTTTCACAGTTGGGCCGGTCATAATGATGAAACTCATTGCCAAGATCACGAAGGAATACGGGATAAAGACGGATGCGAGTTTGAACCCCATAATGGTTGATGGAACCGGGATGTGCGGTGCATGCCGTGTCACAGTGGGCGGTGAGATCAAATTTGCCTGTGTGGATGGCCCGGATTTCGATGCACATCAGGTTGATTTTGACGAACTCTTGATGCGTCTCACCGAGTACAAGAGGGAGGAGAGGGAGGCACTTGATAGATACGTGAAGGGGGTGCATTAA
- the gltA gene encoding NADPH-dependent glutamate synthase: MAKQIKKERIKVPEQDPKARIHNFNEVALGYTFELAKEEASRCLQCPYNFAPCIKGCPVNVNIPGFIKKILEEDIKGALEVIHKTNSLPGITGRVCPQEEQCEMNCVMGKLGDKINIGKLERFVADYAREHGIMPETEIAPKNGKRVAIVGSGPAGLTAASDLIKMGYDVTVFEALHEPGGVLIYGIPEFRLPKDIVHYEVKYLKMLGAKIETNVVIGKTKSLYDLAKEYDAVFLGTGAGTPKFLNIPGVNCKGIYSANEFLTRINLMKAFKFPEYDTPIRKGKKLAVIGAGNVAMDAARSALRVGYEEVYILYRRTREYMTAREEEIHHAEEEGVKFMFLVSPVAFIGDEDCNVKVVKLIMNRLGEPDSSGRRRPEPIPGTEFGLEVDAVVFAIGQKPNKVLYQEVPELKTTRWGTLVVDENYRTTMPGVFAGGDAVRGEATVVLAMGDGKRAAKAIDEYIKTGEWPKEIEPHNF, encoded by the coding sequence ATGGCGAAGCAGATAAAGAAGGAGAGAATAAAGGTTCCTGAACAGGATCCCAAGGCAAGGATCCATAACTTCAACGAGGTTGCACTTGGATACACATTCGAACTTGCGAAGGAAGAGGCTTCCCGCTGTCTTCAATGTCCATACAATTTTGCCCCCTGTATAAAGGGCTGTCCCGTGAATGTGAACATTCCTGGATTCATAAAGAAGATTCTTGAAGAGGACATCAAGGGTGCTCTTGAGGTCATACACAAAACAAATTCTCTTCCAGGTATAACCGGTCGTGTGTGTCCACAGGAGGAGCAGTGTGAGATGAACTGCGTTATGGGTAAATTGGGCGATAAAATAAACATTGGCAAGTTGGAGAGATTCGTTGCAGATTATGCGAGAGAGCATGGAATAATGCCTGAGACGGAGATAGCACCAAAAAATGGAAAGCGTGTGGCCATAGTTGGTTCAGGTCCAGCGGGATTGACTGCCGCTTCTGACCTTATAAAGATGGGCTATGATGTGACAGTTTTTGAAGCGCTGCACGAGCCGGGTGGAGTTCTAATTTATGGCATACCTGAGTTCAGATTGCCCAAGGACATTGTCCATTATGAGGTAAAATACCTGAAAATGCTGGGGGCAAAGATAGAGACCAACGTTGTGATAGGAAAGACAAAGAGCCTTTACGATCTTGCCAAGGAATACGATGCCGTGTTCTTGGGTACCGGTGCAGGTACTCCCAAATTCCTTAATATACCAGGAGTGAACTGTAAGGGTATATACAGTGCCAATGAGTTTCTCACGAGAATAAATCTCATGAAGGCTTTCAAGTTCCCCGAGTACGATACACCAATCCGCAAGGGTAAGAAACTTGCAGTTATTGGTGCCGGAAATGTGGCTATGGATGCGGCTAGAAGCGCATTGCGTGTTGGCTACGAGGAGGTTTATATACTTTACAGGAGAACCAGGGAATACATGACCGCCAGGGAAGAAGAGATCCACCACGCTGAGGAAGAGGGTGTGAAATTCATGTTCCTTGTAAGTCCCGTGGCCTTCATAGGTGATGAGGATTGCAACGTGAAGGTTGTTAAACTCATAATGAATCGCCTGGGAGAGCCGGATTCCTCTGGTAGAAGAAGGCCTGAACCCATACCAGGAACGGAGTTTGGCTTAGAAGTGGATGCAGTGGTTTTCGCCATTGGCCAGAAACCAAACAAGGTACTCTATCAGGAGGTTCCAGAGCTGAAGACCACAAGGTGGGGCACACTTGTTGTGGATGAAAACTACCGAACCACGATGCCAGGGGTCTTTGCGGGAGGGGATGCCGTGCGTGGCGAAGCCACAGTGGTTCTAGCCATGGGTGATGGTAAGCGTGCAGCCAAGGCAATTGATGAATACATAAAAACAGGAGAGTGGCCCAAGGAAATAGAACCACACAACTTTTAA
- a CDS encoding 4Fe-4S dicluster domain-containing protein — protein sequence MLIKIAKNKINDLLGSFMREYALYAPVEDGVSKFEKISDILQICFSPNRTDISLKPIFFPPEQKFFRWEKRNDKYEIYDVLDGFEKKVIFGARGCDVASLRILDMYMKGEFSDPYYSRRREGTIIIGITCDYPRESCFCTAFGGMIPRDYDLWLTDIGAYYYVDVGSEMGRKLAKLEFFEEATPKDEMKKRRKIERVEMEIERRTRINLCEIKRCSQEIKKKAYDDIWKELADICVACGRCNFICPTCHCFDVRDITNLDGSMGERIRVWDSCHLFEYARTSAENFRRERHARVRYRVYDKFVFPVMRYGTYACTGCGRCTDACHAGINIRDILRRLVE from the coding sequence ATGTTGATAAAAATTGCGAAAAATAAAATAAACGATCTTCTGGGCTCTTTTATGAGGGAGTATGCTCTATATGCGCCTGTTGAAGATGGTGTGAGTAAATTTGAAAAAATAAGTGATATATTGCAGATATGCTTCTCTCCAAATCGTACAGATATATCGTTGAAACCAATATTTTTTCCGCCAGAGCAGAAATTTTTCCGATGGGAAAAGAGAAATGATAAATACGAGATTTATGATGTACTTGATGGTTTTGAGAAAAAGGTAATATTCGGTGCAAGGGGATGTGATGTTGCATCATTGCGCATCCTTGATATGTACATGAAGGGTGAGTTTTCTGATCCCTATTATTCTAGGAGAAGGGAAGGTACGATTATTATTGGTATAACTTGCGATTATCCCCGCGAATCCTGTTTCTGCACAGCCTTTGGTGGTATGATACCCCGAGATTATGATCTATGGCTCACAGATATCGGTGCATATTATTATGTGGATGTTGGCAGTGAAATGGGTAGAAAACTGGCAAAACTTGAATTCTTTGAGGAGGCAACTCCGAAGGACGAAATGAAGAAAAGGAGAAAAATAGAGAGGGTAGAAATGGAGATAGAGCGAAGAACAAGGATAAATCTGTGCGAGATAAAAAGATGCTCCCAAGAGATAAAGAAAAAGGCATATGATGATATATGGAAGGAGCTGGCGGATATATGTGTTGCATGTGGAAGATGCAATTTTATATGTCCCACTTGCCACTGTTTTGATGTGCGGGATATAACGAATTTGGATGGAAGTATGGGAGAGAGAATCCGTGTATGGGATTCCTGTCACCTTTTTGAATATGCCCGCACCTCTGCGGAAAATTTCAGGAGGGAGAGGCATGCCCGTGTCCGATATAGGGTTTACGATAAATTTGTTTTTCCTGTGATGAGATATGGCACTTATGCATGCACAGGATGTGGAAGATGCACAGATGCCTGTCATGCTGGGATAAATATTAGGGATATTCTGAGGAGGCTGGTTGAATGA
- a CDS encoding FAD/NAD(P)-binding protein yields the protein MSNPYIPKVVPILDVKNETPNTKTFTVNAGISYTPGQFVELSVFGYGEAPISISGGRDGKIDLTIRAVGNVTNKIHRMHPGNYIGIRGPFGNGWPVNKAKGKNLLIVAGGIGLAPLKPVVEYVCLHRDEFKDVTLLYGARRPSLMLFKYKFEELKKWMDLLLTVDEAEPGWKGHVGVVTTLCDKIRHVAGTVTFMCGPPIMMKYTSMVLIELGFPPSEMYLSLERNMKCGIGICGHCAVGGVYVCRDGPVFSLNKALRFIEKPHEVQGVLD from the coding sequence ATGAGCAATCCATATATCCCGAAGGTTGTACCCATTCTGGATGTTAAGAACGAAACTCCAAATACCAAGACATTTACAGTCAATGCAGGTATCTCCTATACCCCGGGACAATTTGTGGAATTAAGTGTATTCGGCTATGGTGAGGCACCTATATCAATATCTGGTGGGAGGGACGGAAAAATAGATCTCACAATAAGGGCAGTTGGAAATGTGACAAATAAAATTCATAGGATGCATCCTGGAAACTATATTGGTATCCGCGGACCCTTTGGAAATGGATGGCCTGTGAATAAGGCAAAGGGTAAGAACCTGCTTATCGTAGCTGGAGGCATAGGACTTGCACCTTTGAAACCCGTGGTGGAATATGTTTGCTTACATCGTGATGAGTTCAAGGATGTCACATTGCTATATGGAGCGAGAAGACCCTCCCTCATGCTCTTCAAGTATAAATTTGAGGAGTTAAAAAAATGGATGGATCTTCTTTTGACCGTGGATGAGGCAGAACCTGGCTGGAAAGGGCATGTGGGTGTGGTCACAACGCTCTGTGATAAGATCAGACATGTGGCGGGCACCGTAACGTTCATGTGTGGCCCGCCCATAATGATGAAATACACCTCCATGGTCCTTATTGAACTGGGTTTTCCACCAAGTGAGATGTATTTATCCTTGGAGAGAAATATGAAATGTGGCATAGGTATCTGCGGTCACTGTGCCGTTGGAGGTGTCTACGTGTGTCGTGATGGACCTGTGTTCTCTCTGAATAAGGCTTTGAGATTCATTGAGAAACCACATGAGGTTCAGGGGGTGTTAGATTGA
- a CDS encoding NADH:ubiquinone oxidoreductase, with product MKIGIFSLSCCEGCSVQFLNLENEILEILKYMGIGNFRLAKEINEWPVDIAFIEGTPTNGEEISKLLRIRRDSKILVALGVCAATGGVPALVNTMEKRDAIMVYDGMPPKMPVDPKPLEYYVDVDYTLYGCPFSIDELKALLTSVIMGKRFRNKRYSVCVECSLRENGCLLEEGYLCMGPITRAGCNALCTSNGTVCLGCRGPYEDANIKGHIKILRDMGFSKDEIIEAYSIFSYEKLKEVIGWLKEE from the coding sequence TTGAAAATAGGAATATTCTCCCTTTCATGCTGTGAGGGCTGTTCTGTGCAATTTTTGAATCTTGAAAATGAGATTCTGGAGATTCTTAAGTACATGGGGATAGGGAATTTCAGACTTGCAAAGGAGATAAATGAATGGCCTGTGGATATAGCATTTATAGAGGGCACACCTACAAACGGTGAGGAGATAAGTAAACTGCTAAGGATAAGAAGAGATAGTAAAATTCTCGTAGCTTTAGGAGTTTGTGCCGCTACAGGAGGTGTGCCTGCACTTGTGAATACAATGGAGAAGAGAGATGCAATAATGGTTTACGATGGAATGCCACCCAAGATGCCTGTGGATCCAAAGCCTCTTGAGTATTATGTGGATGTTGATTACACATTGTATGGATGTCCATTCTCTATAGATGAATTGAAGGCCCTTTTAACATCTGTGATCATGGGTAAAAGATTCAGAAACAAGAGATACAGTGTGTGCGTGGAATGCTCTTTAAGGGAAAATGGGTGTCTTCTGGAGGAGGGATATTTATGTATGGGTCCAATAACCAGGGCGGGGTGTAACGCGTTGTGTACCTCTAATGGTACCGTTTGTTTGGGATGTCGTGGTCCATACGAGGATGCAAATATAAAGGGGCATATAAAAATTCTCAGGGATATGGGATTTTCAAAGGACGAGATTATTGAGGCCTATTCCATTTTTTCCTATGAGAAATTGAAGGAGGTAATTGGATGGCTGAAAGAAGAATAA
- a CDS encoding Ni/Fe hydrogenase subunit alpha: protein MAERRIKIEEITKIEGHANLTVEIENDELKRVIFGVHEGSRYFEAFMIGRTYRYLPELSGRICGICTVAHEIASVRAVEDALGIEVSEEVKKIRKLMLISSHIQSHILHLYFLALPDYVGVESVIELAGKDLDLVKKAFELKEASNYMTSLLGGRAVQPCTVIPGRMPKRIDRGTIERYLRKMKEIYPYLMETAELFLSLEYPSYDGESEYLTLWNGKNIPLYEGKLKTMENVFDAHEYGEHLKEYVVDYSTAKRSLLDGRDYMVGALARLNLNPYLRDESREIADKYGYKFPSNRVAWINAAQALENVHYALEAIEIAEDLREYEPSRVEIPRMDGEGVGAIEAPRGLLIHHYRIKRGKCEYVNIITPTAMNTESIERNLKGYLSEIVNEEDEVLKMEAEKIIRAYDPCISCSVHVIRIENVDKKPNTS, encoded by the coding sequence ATGGCTGAAAGAAGAATAAAAATTGAAGAGATAACGAAAATTGAAGGACATGCAAATCTGACTGTTGAGATTGAGAATGATGAATTGAAACGTGTTATATTCGGTGTCCATGAGGGTTCCCGTTATTTTGAAGCATTTATGATCGGTAGAACCTATCGTTATCTGCCTGAGTTATCTGGTAGGATATGCGGAATATGCACGGTGGCTCATGAAATTGCAAGTGTCCGTGCTGTTGAAGATGCTTTGGGGATTGAAGTTTCTGAAGAGGTTAAAAAGATAAGAAAACTCATGCTTATAAGCTCCCATATTCAGAGCCACATTCTGCATCTGTATTTCCTTGCGCTTCCCGATTATGTAGGTGTTGAGAGTGTCATAGAGCTTGCTGGCAAGGATTTGGATCTTGTTAAAAAAGCATTTGAACTTAAAGAGGCAAGCAATTATATGACCTCCTTACTGGGAGGCCGTGCTGTACAACCATGTACAGTTATTCCGGGAAGGATGCCAAAGAGAATAGATAGGGGTACAATTGAAAGATATTTGAGAAAGATGAAGGAAATTTATCCATATCTGATGGAGACCGCAGAGTTATTCCTCTCGCTGGAGTATCCTTCCTATGACGGGGAGAGTGAATACTTGACACTATGGAATGGGAAAAATATACCTCTTTACGAGGGAAAATTGAAAACAATGGAAAATGTATTCGATGCCCATGAGTATGGCGAACATCTTAAGGAATATGTGGTGGATTACTCCACTGCCAAGAGATCCCTTTTGGATGGAAGGGATTACATGGTGGGTGCCCTTGCAAGATTGAACCTGAATCCATATCTCAGAGACGAATCAAGGGAAATTGCGGATAAATACGGGTACAAATTCCCATCAAATAGGGTGGCATGGATAAACGCTGCCCAGGCTTTGGAGAATGTGCATTATGCCCTTGAAGCCATAGAAATTGCAGAGGATTTGAGGGAATATGAACCATCTAGGGTGGAAATACCACGCATGGATGGTGAGGGTGTGGGTGCAATAGAAGCCCCTCGTGGATTGCTGATTCATCATTACAGAATAAAAAGAGGGAAATGTGAGTATGTAAACATAATAACTCCAACTGCAATGAATACGGAGAGTATTGAGAGAAATCTCAAGGGCTACCTATCCGAGATAGTAAACGAGGAAGATGAGGTTCTAAAGATGGAGGCTGAAAAGATTATACGGGCGTATGATCCCTGCATCTCATGCTCGGTGCATGTTATTAGAATAGAAAACGTTGATAAAAAACCAAATACAAGTTGA